From a region of the Phycisphaerales bacterium AB-hyl4 genome:
- the gcvT gene encoding glycine cleavage system aminomethyltransferase GcvT: MKRTPFHGFHQEHGAKFVDFAGWEMPIMYGSVRDEHQRVRESGGLFDVSHMGRIKISGRHARRFLERILTRRITDMKEFRCRYSLICNEQGGVLDDILVYRFADHWLLVVNASNREKLLKHFEASKGDFTVKIEDQTESTAMVAVQGPKVMDVIGNFSKEVPTLKKYGFCVKNLMILKMTISRTGYTGEDGVEVILPAKMAGMAVKLLLKDRSEDAVIQPAGLAARDSLRLEAGMPLYGHELDEQTDPLSAGLAFAVNLDKDQDEQGEPFIGQDALKQIAAAGPSKKLVGLKLDGKRTPRQGMAVKQDGKEIGTITSGCLSPTLGYPIAMAYVTPDASEVGTTLQIAGGANDLDAEIVPLPFYKRG; this comes from the coding sequence GTGAAGCGCACCCCTTTTCATGGATTTCATCAGGAACACGGCGCGAAGTTCGTCGACTTCGCCGGCTGGGAGATGCCCATCATGTACGGCTCGGTCCGGGATGAGCATCAACGCGTCCGCGAGTCCGGCGGGCTGTTCGACGTGTCACACATGGGCCGAATCAAGATCAGCGGCCGACACGCCCGCCGATTCCTTGAGCGCATCCTCACCCGCCGTATCACGGACATGAAAGAGTTCCGCTGCCGATACAGCCTCATCTGCAACGAGCAGGGCGGCGTGCTCGACGACATCCTCGTCTACCGCTTCGCGGACCACTGGCTGCTGGTGGTCAACGCGAGCAACCGTGAAAAGCTGCTGAAGCATTTTGAAGCCAGCAAGGGCGATTTCACCGTCAAAATCGAAGATCAGACCGAGTCGACGGCGATGGTCGCGGTGCAGGGGCCCAAGGTCATGGACGTGATCGGCAACTTCTCCAAGGAAGTGCCCACGCTCAAGAAGTACGGCTTCTGCGTGAAGAACCTGATGATCCTCAAGATGACCATCTCGCGGACGGGCTACACCGGCGAGGATGGCGTTGAGGTCATTTTGCCAGCGAAGATGGCGGGCATGGCGGTGAAGCTGCTGCTGAAAGATCGCAGCGAAGATGCGGTCATCCAGCCCGCCGGCCTCGCAGCCCGCGACTCGCTGCGCCTGGAAGCGGGCATGCCGCTGTACGGGCATGAGCTGGATGAGCAGACCGACCCGCTGTCGGCGGGGCTGGCCTTCGCGGTGAATCTGGACAAGGATCAGGACGAGCAGGGCGAGCCGTTCATCGGCCAGGACGCGCTAAAGCAGATCGCCGCTGCGGGCCCGAGCAAGAAGCTGGTGGGCCTGAAGCTCGACGGCAAGCGGACGCCGCGGCAGGGTATGGCGGTGAAGCAGGATGGCAAGGAGATCGGCACGATCACCAGCGGCTGCCTATCGCCGACGCTGGGTTATCCGATCGCGATGGCGTACGTCACGCCCGACGCGAGCGAGGTGGGCACGACGCTGCAGATCGCGGGTGGGGCAAACGACCTCGACGCGGAGATCGTACCGCTGCCGTTTTATAAGCGCGGGTGA
- the thiL gene encoding thiamine-phosphate kinase, which yields MREFDLLAHVYRSNVDLPADVAIPPGDDMGAIRLGGQTLLVTVDQLADGVHVDLATASLEQVARKAVTRNLSDVAAMAARPVGAVVAVSLPRDFGDTRATELFDSMRRTAAAFDCPLVGGDIAMWDHPLLISVTVFAEPGEVEPVLRSGAQPGDGIYVTGRLGGSNETLPDHYTHHLDFMPRITLARELAGDAATRPSSMIDLSDGLARDLKHLCDAGNLDADLTIADLPLSDGAHQAARRTNEPAWQHALGDGEDYELLFTAPRSPRIETADVPITRIGTMRPCAGATPAILLHLPDGATCKLADLPSLGWEHHA from the coding sequence GTGCGCGAATTCGACCTCCTGGCTCACGTATACCGCTCGAACGTCGACCTGCCTGCCGACGTCGCCATCCCTCCCGGCGATGACATGGGCGCGATCCGCCTCGGCGGGCAGACGCTGCTTGTCACCGTCGACCAGTTGGCCGACGGGGTGCATGTGGACCTGGCGACCGCTTCGCTCGAACAGGTCGCACGCAAGGCGGTCACGCGCAACCTTTCCGATGTGGCGGCGATGGCGGCCCGGCCGGTTGGTGCGGTGGTCGCGGTCAGCCTGCCGCGCGACTTCGGCGACACGCGAGCGACCGAACTGTTCGATTCGATGCGACGCACCGCCGCGGCGTTCGACTGCCCGCTCGTCGGCGGCGACATTGCCATGTGGGACCACCCGCTGTTGATCAGCGTCACCGTCTTCGCCGAGCCGGGCGAGGTTGAGCCCGTGCTCCGCAGCGGGGCGCAGCCGGGCGATGGCATTTATGTCACCGGCAGGCTCGGCGGCAGCAACGAAACGCTGCCCGACCACTACACGCATCACCTCGACTTCATGCCGCGCATCACCCTTGCCCGGGAGCTTGCCGGCGACGCAGCCACGCGCCCCAGCAGCATGATCGACCTCAGCGACGGCCTCGCCCGCGACCTGAAACATCTTTGCGATGCGGGCAACCTTGACGCGGATCTGACGATCGCTGACCTGCCGTTGAGCGATGGTGCTCACCAGGCTGCCAGGCGTACGAATGAGCCGGCGTGGCAGCATGCGCTGGGTGATGGTGAGGATTACGAGCTGCTGTTTACCGCGCCGCGAAGCCCGCGGATCGAAACCGCAGATGTGCCCATCACGCGAATCGGGACGATGCGGCCGTGCGCGGGCGCGACGCCTGCGATTCTGCTTCATTTGCCGGACGGCGCGACGTGCAAGCTTGCGGACCTGCCATCGCTGGGCTGGGAGCATCATGCATGA
- the tsaE gene encoding tRNA (adenosine(37)-N6)-threonylcarbamoyltransferase complex ATPase subunit type 1 TsaE, translating to MTVALQVESQTLEQTLAVGTIVARRAVAGDIVGLSGELGAGKTQFVRGMAEGMGLDPRVVSSPTFVLVHEYEREAADVPPDALVLVHIDAYRLAGDDAAAGLESIGWADELFEQAVVAVEWADVLGEHLGDDWLAVRLEHSDPGRLITLSAHGRWLPRIELLQADLIRAGLCPQPVT from the coding sequence ATGACTGTCGCGTTGCAGGTTGAGTCGCAGACGCTTGAGCAGACGCTCGCGGTGGGCACGATCGTAGCTCGGCGGGCGGTGGCGGGCGATATCGTTGGCCTTTCGGGTGAGCTCGGCGCGGGCAAGACGCAGTTTGTCCGCGGCATGGCGGAGGGGATGGGCCTCGACCCGCGCGTCGTGTCGAGCCCGACGTTTGTGCTTGTGCATGAGTATGAGCGCGAAGCGGCGGACGTTCCGCCAGACGCGCTCGTGCTGGTGCATATTGATGCGTATCGGCTGGCGGGCGACGATGCGGCGGCCGGGCTTGAGTCGATCGGCTGGGCGGATGAGTTGTTCGAGCAGGCGGTGGTCGCGGTGGAGTGGGCCGACGTGCTGGGCGAACATCTGGGCGACGACTGGCTGGCGGTTCGGCTGGAGCATAGCGACCCCGGTCGGCTGATCACGCTCTCGGCGCACGGCCGATGGTTGCCTAGAATTGAGTTGCTTCAAGCCGACCTGATCCGCGCGGGCCTGTGCCCGCAGCCTGTAACGTGA
- a CDS encoding type II toxin-antitoxin system death-on-curing family toxin, with translation MTGLDGIEFLSVEQVMTLHHRTIEKHGGLAGVRDLGLLEAAVAMPRQRFGGNYLHDDLAAMAGAYLYHLALNHPFHDGNKRAAVMACLVFLDANGVTNLPGPRAMERLTMGVADGTMSKTQILEWLRAALNDPPQR, from the coding sequence GTGACGGGGCTCGACGGCATCGAGTTTCTGAGTGTTGAGCAGGTGATGACCCTGCATCACCGGACGATCGAGAAGCACGGCGGCCTCGCTGGCGTCCGAGACCTAGGCCTCCTCGAAGCGGCGGTGGCGATGCCCCGGCAGCGCTTCGGCGGTAATTATCTGCATGATGATCTCGCGGCGATGGCGGGGGCGTACCTCTACCACCTTGCGCTAAATCACCCGTTCCACGACGGCAACAAGCGAGCGGCAGTCATGGCTTGTCTCGTGTTTCTCGACGCCAACGGTGTCACCAACCTGCCCGGCCCGCGAGCAATGGAACGACTGACCATGGGCGTTGCGGATGGAACGATGAGCAAGACGCAAATTCTTGAATGGCTGCGTGCGGCGCTCAACGATCCGCCGCAAAGATGA
- a CDS encoding DUF1802 family protein produces the protein MRDGIIMLDVALKEWAVVCDLLLEGELALLLRKGGIHERGGVAVFELEHPRFALFPAWLHQVPNRMKPAYRDRVVRRREEPGEVTLKGVGEATHIWQVPSREAFDSLDDLHVWSKPQIDMRFNYKPERPLYLVAVRVSRLVEPKVVANRPTYAGCKSWVPLAAEDAVDDAGAAAVVDDARYEAMVARVERAMRG, from the coding sequence GTGCGAGATGGCATCATCATGCTCGATGTGGCGTTGAAAGAATGGGCGGTGGTTTGTGATCTGCTGCTGGAAGGTGAGCTTGCGCTGTTGTTGCGCAAAGGGGGCATCCACGAGCGCGGCGGGGTGGCGGTGTTTGAGCTGGAGCATCCGCGGTTTGCGCTGTTCCCGGCGTGGCTGCACCAGGTGCCCAACCGGATGAAGCCTGCGTATCGCGATCGGGTCGTGCGTCGGCGGGAAGAGCCTGGCGAGGTGACGTTGAAGGGCGTGGGGGAGGCGACGCATATCTGGCAAGTGCCGTCGCGGGAGGCGTTTGATTCGCTGGACGACCTGCACGTGTGGTCGAAGCCACAGATTGATATGCGGTTCAATTACAAGCCGGAGCGGCCGCTGTACCTGGTGGCGGTGCGGGTGTCGCGGCTGGTCGAGCCGAAGGTGGTGGCGAATCGGCCGACGTACGCAGGGTGCAAAAGCTGGGTGCCGTTGGCAGCGGAGGATGCGGTGGACGACGCGGGGGCGGCGGCCGTGGTGGATGATGCGCGGTATGAAGCGATGGTGGCGCGGGTGGAGCGGGCGATGAGGGGATGA
- a CDS encoding Fur family transcriptional regulator, producing the protein MAPLCAIFRRFLKRKGLKFTTERALILDAVLGKADVFEADELLAEMRDAGHRVSRATIYRTLKHLLEAGIITEVLIDSKQSHYQLSFGREPKGHLVCVETNQIIEFPLPADLKALRDRVCEEHGFDAVSARFVVYGVSPQAQQDEA; encoded by the coding sequence ATGGCGCCGCTGTGCGCGATCTTTCGGCGGTTTCTCAAGCGCAAGGGTTTGAAGTTCACCACCGAGCGGGCGCTGATTCTCGACGCCGTGCTCGGCAAGGCCGACGTCTTCGAAGCCGACGAACTGCTCGCGGAGATGCGCGACGCCGGCCATCGCGTCAGCCGGGCGACGATCTACCGTACGCTCAAGCACCTGCTCGAAGCGGGCATCATCACCGAAGTGCTCATCGACTCGAAGCAGTCGCATTATCAACTGAGCTTCGGCCGCGAGCCCAAGGGCCACCTCGTCTGCGTCGAAACCAACCAGATCATCGAATTCCCCCTGCCCGCCGACCTCAAAGCTCTTCGCGACCGCGTCTGCGAAGAGCACGGCTTCGACGCGGTCAGCGCACGCTTCGTCGTCTACGGCGTGTCGCCCCAGGCGCAGCAGGACGAAGCGTAA
- a CDS encoding trypsin-like peptidase domain-containing protein — MNRIRWYGPTLVLLMALVAVMVSGPMVARQIVWAQHDANISLIRQDLHDNMGLAQLSEAFRKVAEVVEPSVVSIEVLQRGGRGGREGQGRGFRPPPGLEDFFEQLPERYRPRRDGNGEGEGGGENFDRYAPAIPRGQGSGWVYDRDGHIVTNNHVVDGADEIRVRFQDGREYTAEIVGTDPNTDVAVLKINATDLHPLPVAQHEVQQGEIVFAFGSPFRFDFSMSQGIVSAKARQLRILGPGGYENFIQTDAAINPGNSGGPLTNIYGEAVGMNTAIASQGANPMQAGFMGLGFAIPVEMVQEVADQLIDTGEVARGYLGIYIEDLDERMAETFDYDGEGVLVLDPIDGGPADLAGIRAGDIVTHVNGNRVRSADELRNTVARIQPGSSGELTIFRDGQSIDLEVEVARLPTQASAPQPRRNRQGAPERENASVEMLRKLGITEVQTFTARLAEQAGTGHTEGVLVANVRRNSIAGAAGVMRGMLIVQVMDQQVATADELLDVMSEFEPGDAVRLRVARWNPNDDRWQRNFVLLELPRD, encoded by the coding sequence ATGAATCGCATTCGCTGGTATGGCCCGACGTTGGTGTTGTTGATGGCGTTGGTGGCGGTGATGGTGTCGGGGCCGATGGTGGCCCGGCAGATTGTCTGGGCGCAGCATGACGCGAACATCAGCCTGATCCGGCAGGATCTGCATGACAACATGGGGCTGGCGCAGCTTTCCGAGGCGTTTCGCAAGGTGGCGGAAGTGGTCGAGCCGAGCGTGGTGAGCATTGAAGTGCTCCAGCGTGGCGGTCGGGGCGGCCGGGAGGGCCAGGGGCGCGGGTTCCGTCCGCCGCCGGGGTTGGAGGACTTTTTCGAGCAGCTTCCCGAGCGGTATCGGCCGCGGCGTGATGGCAATGGCGAGGGTGAGGGCGGCGGCGAAAACTTCGACCGCTACGCCCCGGCGATCCCGCGCGGGCAAGGCTCGGGCTGGGTGTACGACCGGGATGGCCACATCGTCACGAACAACCACGTGGTCGACGGGGCGGATGAGATCCGCGTCCGCTTTCAGGACGGCAGGGAATACACCGCCGAGATCGTCGGCACGGACCCGAACACCGACGTGGCGGTGCTGAAGATCAACGCGACCGACTTGCATCCGCTGCCGGTGGCGCAGCATGAAGTGCAGCAGGGCGAGATCGTCTTCGCCTTCGGCTCGCCGTTCCGCTTCGACTTCTCAATGAGCCAGGGCATCGTCTCGGCGAAGGCCCGGCAGCTTCGCATCCTCGGGCCCGGCGGCTATGAGAACTTCATCCAGACCGACGCGGCGATCAACCCCGGCAACTCCGGCGGCCCGCTGACCAACATCTACGGCGAGGCGGTCGGCATGAACACCGCCATCGCCAGCCAGGGGGCCAACCCCATGCAGGCCGGCTTCATGGGGCTGGGCTTCGCCATCCCCGTCGAGATGGTGCAGGAGGTGGCAGACCAGCTCATCGACACCGGCGAAGTGGCCCGCGGCTACCTGGGCATCTACATCGAAGACCTCGACGAGCGTATGGCCGAGACGTTCGACTACGACGGCGAGGGTGTGCTCGTGCTCGACCCGATCGACGGCGGGCCGGCCGACCTCGCGGGCATCCGGGCGGGCGATATCGTCACGCACGTGAACGGCAATCGCGTTCGCTCGGCGGACGAGCTGCGGAACACGGTGGCCCGCATTCAGCCGGGCTCATCGGGCGAGCTGACCATCTTCCGCGATGGTCAGTCGATTGATCTGGAAGTCGAAGTCGCCCGGCTGCCCACGCAGGCCTCGGCCCCGCAGCCGCGGCGCAATCGGCAGGGCGCGCCCGAGCGGGAAAACGCCTCGGTTGAGATGCTGCGAAAACTGGGCATCACGGAAGTGCAGACGTTTACCGCTCGCCTGGCTGAGCAGGCGGGCACGGGGCATACCGAGGGTGTGCTGGTGGCGAACGTTCGGCGGAACTCGATCGCCGGCGCGGCGGGCGTGATGCGCGGCATGCTCATCGTGCAGGTCATGGATCAGCAGGTTGCCACGGCTGACGAGTTGCTGGACGTGATGAGCGAGTTTGAGCCGGGCGATGCGGTTCGTCTGCGGGTGGCGCGGTGGAACCCGAACGATGATCGGTGGCAGCGCAATTTCGTGCTGCTGGAGCTGCCGCGCGACTGA
- a CDS encoding AbrB/MazE/SpoVT family DNA-binding domain-containing protein yields MIKTLKKHGNSQALVIDRSMMEALGINEDTPLQVSVRDGSLVVTPAEVGIEPEQFEASLNKVMRRYDGMLKRLAQ; encoded by the coding sequence ATGATCAAGACCCTCAAAAAGCACGGCAACAGCCAGGCGCTGGTCATCGACCGCAGCATGATGGAGGCGCTGGGCATCAACGAAGACACACCGTTGCAAGTATCCGTTCGCGACGGCTCGCTGGTCGTGACGCCGGCGGAGGTGGGCATCGAGCCCGAACAGTTCGAAGCGTCGCTGAACAAGGTTATGCGTCGCTATGACGGCATGTTAAAACGGCTTGCCCAGTGA
- the priA gene encoding primosomal protein N' has translation MAQLFETEPAATKAVAYAQVALEQGIDTAPTGLTYAVPAALADLKPGERVRVPLGRGNKPTNGFVVELHDTSALPSVKNIKPIIERDRHGVSLTPELISLAKWIASYYCCPLGMVFATMLPAAVKKGTGSVTRTMVGLAAAPEGRPTKLSKLQQAILDTATTRAAADHPWTEIKELADLAGARSVSPVKQLLDKGLLTTHREEEVRSDLDLRAQRAVGELDPLVLNAAQQTALDHLINHLDEGFGVHLLHGVTGSGKTEVYLRAIERVMANAHANGSDHPPSAIVLVPEIALTPQTVGRFLERFEQTNVAVLHSGLTAAQRHAQWRRIRRGEANIVIGARSAIFAPLSNLRLIIVDEEHESSYKQDQAPRYHGRDVAIKRAHLAGIPVVLGSATPSLEMYYKVSGSEFRVSSSGEATSHDTTQNSKLETRNYHLIRLPDRAPGMKMPQVEIIDLSDERRKRYEITGKAGVHLLSLALERALTQTLKDSGQTMLLLNRRGFANYIACPDQRCGWLMRCHYCDVTMVYHKDERLPTGGVVRCHHCEAEQTLPSTCPDCKKNITTFGLGTQRVEEELARKFPDARVTRMDADSMRHGRDYQQCLDAFRAGEIDILVGTQMIAKGLDFPNVRLVGVINADTALNLPDFRAAERTFQLIAQVAGRAGRSDKPGRVLVQTFSPHDPSIQLAAKHDFESFAERELQQRAAVGLPPIGRMARIVVRDKDHYACAERAQTLATQMQQFNADAGGQVRLRGPMPCPIARIADYHRQQIEMLAASAGPLQTLLTATRNSGLLRADQHVAVDVDPVALL, from the coding sequence ATGGCTCAGTTATTTGAAACCGAACCCGCTGCGACGAAAGCGGTCGCGTATGCCCAGGTCGCACTGGAGCAGGGGATCGACACCGCACCGACGGGGTTGACCTACGCCGTGCCCGCCGCGCTCGCGGACCTGAAGCCGGGCGAACGCGTCCGCGTCCCGCTGGGCCGGGGCAACAAGCCGACCAACGGCTTTGTGGTGGAGCTGCACGACACGTCGGCGTTGCCGAGCGTGAAGAACATCAAGCCCATCATCGAGCGCGACCGGCATGGTGTGTCGCTGACGCCGGAGCTGATTTCGCTGGCAAAGTGGATCGCGAGCTACTACTGCTGTCCGCTGGGCATGGTCTTCGCCACCATGCTCCCCGCCGCGGTCAAAAAAGGCACGGGCAGCGTCACGCGCACCATGGTCGGCTTAGCGGCCGCCCCGGAGGGGCGCCCCACCAAACTCTCCAAACTCCAGCAAGCCATACTCGACACCGCCACCACCCGCGCCGCCGCCGACCACCCCTGGACGGAGATCAAAGAGCTCGCCGACCTCGCCGGGGCTCGAAGCGTCTCACCCGTCAAGCAGTTGCTCGACAAAGGGCTGCTGACCACGCATCGCGAGGAGGAAGTTCGCTCCGACCTGGACCTGCGTGCCCAGCGCGCCGTCGGCGAGCTCGATCCACTGGTGCTCAACGCCGCCCAGCAGACCGCGCTGGACCACCTGATCAACCACCTCGACGAAGGCTTCGGCGTCCATCTGCTGCACGGCGTCACCGGCAGCGGCAAGACTGAGGTCTACCTGCGCGCAATCGAACGCGTGATGGCCAACGCGCACGCCAACGGCAGCGACCATCCGCCTTCCGCCATCGTGCTCGTACCGGAGATCGCCCTCACGCCGCAGACCGTCGGCCGATTCCTCGAACGCTTCGAACAAACCAACGTGGCGGTGCTGCACTCCGGCCTCACCGCGGCGCAGCGACACGCCCAGTGGCGCCGCATCCGCCGGGGCGAAGCCAACATCGTCATCGGCGCCCGCTCCGCCATCTTCGCGCCGCTGTCGAACCTCCGCTTGATCATCGTCGACGAAGAACACGAAAGCAGCTACAAGCAGGACCAGGCCCCCCGATACCACGGCCGAGACGTCGCCATCAAACGCGCCCACCTCGCAGGCATCCCCGTCGTGCTCGGCTCGGCGACCCCGTCGCTGGAGATGTATTACAAAGTTTCGGGTTCCGAGTTTCGAGTTTCCAGTTCAGGCGAGGCAACCTCGCATGACACAACTCAAAACTCGAAACTCGAAACTCGAAACTACCATTTGATCCGCCTGCCCGATCGCGCGCCGGGCATGAAAATGCCGCAGGTCGAAATCATCGACTTGAGCGACGAACGGCGAAAGCGATACGAAATCACCGGCAAGGCAGGCGTGCACCTGCTGAGCCTCGCGCTCGAACGGGCGCTGACGCAGACGCTCAAAGACAGCGGGCAGACCATGCTGCTGCTGAACCGCCGCGGCTTTGCCAACTACATCGCCTGCCCCGACCAGCGCTGCGGCTGGCTGATGCGCTGCCACTACTGCGACGTGACGATGGTCTACCACAAAGACGAAAGGCTGCCGACCGGCGGCGTCGTCCGCTGCCATCACTGCGAAGCAGAGCAGACCCTGCCGAGCACCTGCCCGGACTGCAAAAAGAACATCACCACGTTCGGCCTCGGCACGCAGCGCGTAGAGGAAGAGCTCGCCCGCAAGTTCCCCGACGCCCGCGTCACGCGCATGGACGCCGACTCCATGCGCCACGGCCGCGACTACCAGCAATGCCTCGACGCGTTCCGCGCCGGCGAAATCGACATCCTCGTCGGCACGCAGATGATCGCCAAGGGGCTCGACTTCCCCAACGTGCGACTCGTCGGCGTGATCAACGCGGACACGGCACTCAACCTGCCCGACTTCCGCGCTGCCGAGCGAACCTTTCAACTCATCGCCCAGGTCGCCGGCCGAGCGGGCCGAAGCGATAAGCCCGGCCGAGTGCTCGTGCAGACTTTCAGCCCGCATGATCCGTCGATTCAACTCGCGGCCAAGCATGATTTCGAGTCATTCGCCGAGCGCGAGTTGCAGCAGCGGGCCGCGGTGGGCCTGCCGCCGATCGGCCGAATGGCGCGGATCGTGGTGCGCGACAAAGACCACTACGCCTGTGCCGAGCGTGCCCAGACGTTGGCCACGCAGATGCAGCAGTTCAACGCCGACGCCGGCGGGCAGGTGCGTTTGCGCGGGCCGATGCCTTGCCCGATCGCGCGGATCGCCGACTACCATCGTCAGCAGATTGAAATGCTCGCAGCCTCAGCGGGCCCGCTGCAGACGCTGCTGACCGCGACGCGAAACTCAGGGCTGCTGCGAGCGGACCAGCATGTGGCGGTGGATGTCGACCCGGTGGCGTTGTTGTGA
- a CDS encoding 3-methyl-2-oxobutanoate hydroxymethyltransferase, producing MNAESASTGTPRNPRITLRTLRKWAREGEKFAMLTCYDATTARWLWRGGVRVFLVGDTAAEVILGHDSTLPAEMPFMLQITAAVRRGAPDALVMADMPFGSYQVSEDEAVRNAMAFLTEGLADLVKLEVDATFASLVERLSHAGVPVVAHIGSRPQTVRAEGGYRAAGRSERDAAVLVDTAKLMVQCGAAALLVEAVPGEVGKRIVDAAVHPETGAAVPVIGCGAGPTCHGHVVVLQDVMGLSDWHPPFVVPTGEVGQAVEAAAGKWVEMVRSGEYLKDGGPYQMKA from the coding sequence ATGAACGCTGAGTCTGCCTCAACCGGAACGCCTCGCAACCCTCGTATCACCCTTCGTACGCTGCGCAAGTGGGCGCGTGAGGGGGAAAAGTTCGCCATGCTGACCTGCTATGACGCGACCACGGCCCGCTGGCTGTGGCGCGGCGGCGTGCGCGTGTTCCTTGTGGGCGATACGGCAGCGGAGGTGATTCTCGGGCATGACTCGACCTTGCCGGCCGAGATGCCGTTCATGTTGCAGATCACGGCGGCGGTGCGGCGGGGGGCGCCGGACGCACTGGTGATGGCGGACATGCCGTTCGGCAGCTACCAGGTGAGCGAGGACGAGGCGGTGCGGAACGCGATGGCGTTTCTCACGGAGGGGTTGGCCGACCTTGTGAAGCTGGAGGTGGACGCGACGTTTGCTTCGCTGGTGGAGCGGTTGAGCCATGCCGGGGTGCCGGTGGTGGCGCACATTGGCAGTCGGCCGCAGACGGTGCGGGCGGAGGGGGGCTACCGGGCTGCCGGTCGTTCGGAGCGGGACGCGGCGGTGCTGGTGGACACAGCGAAGCTGATGGTGCAGTGCGGGGCGGCGGCACTGCTGGTTGAGGCCGTGCCGGGCGAGGTGGGCAAGCGGATTGTGGACGCGGCGGTGCACCCGGAGACGGGGGCGGCTGTTCCGGTGATCGGGTGCGGGGCGGGGCCGACGTGTCATGGTCATGTGGTGGTGTTGCAGGATGTGATGGGGCTGAGTGACTGGCATCCGCCGTTTGTCGTGCCGACGGGCGAGGTGGGGCAGGCGGTGGAGGCGGCGGCGGGCAAGTGGGTGGAGATGGTGCGGTCGGGGGAATATCTGAAAGACGGCGGGCCTTATCAGATGAAGGCATGA
- a CDS encoding DNA gyrase inhibitor YacG, which translates to MPELPLEPEENVDPRSDCPVCKKAVRADSPTYPFCCARCRTIDLGRWLDEDYVISRPIEQSDLDEE; encoded by the coding sequence ATGCCTGAATTGCCCCTGGAACCTGAAGAAAACGTCGACCCGCGCAGCGACTGCCCGGTGTGCAAGAAGGCGGTGCGTGCCGACTCGCCGACGTATCCGTTTTGTTGTGCCCGCTGCCGTACGATCGACCTTGGTCGCTGGCTGGATGAAGATTATGTCATCAGCCGACCGATCGAGCAGAGCGATCTGGATGAAGAGTAG